The Strix aluco isolate bStrAlu1 chromosome 31, bStrAlu1.hap1, whole genome shotgun sequence genomic sequence AATGAAATGCCTTTAGTTAGAGCAGTTTCCAAATCTGTATGGTTTATGGGAAGCTTAGGCCCGTAGTCACGTATAAACGCCCCTGCTGTAACAGAAACCAGTGCAAAAATGCTTTTCCCCACTCGGTGGTGCCAGTTgcacaaggaaaacattttccagcATTGGATCTGCGCAGCTCAAACTGTTGAGCAATTACGCTCATACGGACATAAACCACAGCCAAAGCCGGAGCAATTCGAGATCTATTAAAACCTTCACGTGCCTGCAGGATCCCTACAAGACAGTATTTTTTCAAGGTGATTTCCTGGGTACTTTGGAATGAAAGCACTTGACTAGGCTTACATATGCTCACGTGGCTCCTTTGGTAACCAACCGTTTGCACGGGAACTTGGGCTCCCAGGGGAACGGGGCAGGTAGCCAGCTACCTGGGTGAAGTTTTGAATAAGCACCCCAAAGGGGGAGATTTGCTAAACGACTTCTCAAAGAGCCCCAAATCCTTCGATAATAACAATGCATATTGTCAGGGAGCCGTGTCTGCCATTTCAAGATAAGGGAGGAAACTAGCATGTGACTGCAGAGAGTGATTCTGATTGATATCTGGTATTGCAGCCTGATCTGATGTTTTTGAAAAGGTCTCTCCAAATGATAGGGAGTGAATAGTAAAAATAGGCAGGTTGTCAGGATGCCCAGACAAAACAGGGACAGCGGAAGAGCTGGGCCCAGGACCTAGCCATCTAATGTTCTCAGAGGTCTGCAAATGCCTCAGCCATGGCATCCTTGTCCCACACTGCCTTGGCTTGGAATAACCTCTATAATTTCTGTTCCACCCTACCCTGACACTCCCATTCAGTTGTTTCTGATTggaatttatttcacatttaggGTTTTGCGTAAGTCAGAATCTGAGCAAGGATATCAGGGTTTGGCACCAAACTCTATTTACTTTCTCCATGCATTACATACTCCACACATACTTTGTTTACTTGCTCCATACATTACCTGTTTTGACATGAATCATTACACCTGGTTGCTGAAGAACTGTTGGCATCTCGTGTGGCACACAGACTCAGGAGTAACCACGTCTTGAAGACAGCATCTTACAAGAatggcttggggaagagtggctggaaagctgcctggtgggaaaggacctggggatgttggttGCCAGCTGGCTgcatatgagccagcagtgtgcccaggtggccaagaaggccaatggcatcctggcttgtatcagcaatagcgtggccagcagggacagggaagggatctgacccctgtgctcggcactggtgaggccgcccctcgattactgggttcagtttttgggtccctcactccaacaaagacattgaggtgctggagtgggTCCAAAGAacagcaacgaagctggtgaagggtctggaggctgagggaactgggggtgtttagcctcaagaaggctgaggggagacctgatctctctctacagctacctgaaaagaggttgtagcgaggtgggtgttggtctctgttcccaagtaacaagcgataggacaagaggaaatggcctcaagttgtgccaggggaggtttagattggatattagggaacattcttcacagaaggggttgtcaagcactggaacaggctgcccagggaaggggttgagtccccatccctggaggtatttaaaagacgtgtggacatggtgcttagggacatggcttagtggtggacttggaggggttaggtttatggttggactcgatgatcttaagggtcttttccaacctaaatgtttctgtgattctaagaatTGAAAGCATTGTGAAATCAGAGGGAATCCTCTCACCTCTTTTAGCTATAGAAAATGGCAAATATTACAGCTTTTGCTGATTTTTCCTCTGGCTGCCATCAGTGTCGTGTAAGATGCTGTCAGGTAGGAGCTGCATTGACTGGGAGATCCTGAGCTGCACTGAAAGCACAGTGGCCTCCCTCATAGCCACCTTGTCAGGGAAGAGTGTGCAAAGTTTTACCAAGTTTGCCACAGGATGCAGCCAAGAAAGCAAAACAGTAGTAATGCTCTGAGAACATCTGGGCACAGCTGCACATGAATTTGAGTCCTGCAGGATCACAAAGGCTCCTGAGAAAGGGAAAAGCTTGGGTAGGTGTTTATGTAGTCACGCTGCTACTGCAGATGCCTACTTATGGAGTGTTAACTTATGCTCACATTTGGAAGGACTTGATGGCTCGCTAGAATTTTTGCACAATGTTATGTGTGGAGACTGAAATCTTTCAGGGTGCTGTGGTGTGACAGAATTTGGTTTCTTTCCACTTTGAGTCAGTTTTTGAGGCAGTTGCTCTGTGGAAACTAAGCATGGGTGTTCAACTGGGCTTCTCCAGAAAAGAGACTCTGCTGCCGACTGTTTGTGCCACCTGTGGTGTGTACCTGGTGTAGTATCTACCAGTTACTCAATATGTATATAGCTAACTTTTATACTGATGATTTGTCCTCCCTGCCCAGGGCCTTCAGATCCCTGGATGTACATCACCAAAGAGGTAATATTCTTGAAAATTAAACACTGGTATCAGAAGAAAGGATGTTTTGTGATCCCCGTTGTCAATTCACCCAAACCCCAGAAGCCTGGCTGCTGTTGACCCGAGGAATTGGGCCATTGGCCTTCAGTGATGTGGGACAGTGGTGTCAACAGACACAGGTTCTCCTCTCTGAGAATTAACAGTGAAGAAACCAGCTCTGAAATGATAAAGAAGAAACACAAATGCAAAACTTTGTGTTAAAAAACAGTGCAGGTGCTCCTCAGAGTCTGCATAGTTACCTCAGAGCCCAAGAGTCTCTCAGAAGACCTTGTTTATATGAATTTTGTGGTTAAGCCTCATAAATTGCCAGGTGCCACCTGGATTTGAGAGTTCTGTATTGTGTTTAGTTGAAGTAACCTGTGGTTAGCACCAGGGTGGTAGTAGGAGCTTGGAGGGACAGGGATAAAGTGAGATAAACAGCACTGCAGtgtctttaaaaagcagaggCAACACAGAAAGAGCGAGAGTACGCAGGAGAGAGCAAGCGAGCTTGACATTTGGAGCAAACTGGGCAGACATAGCAGCAGCTCTACAAACTGACAGTGAGCTACAGGTAGGCAGTTTTAATGACAGCATCCCAGATGCTTGTAGGACATCTGAGTGTTGGTTGCTTTTCTGGTTTAATGTGCAAgtcaatgattttattttatatgtgcTTCCTCATCTCAGAGGTCGTTCTGTTCATGTCGGTGAGACTACCTAGAAAGGAAGGTCTTCCTTGATGTCAGTAAATGTATTGCAATCTTGCTCATCTTCAGAAATGTATGAAATATTGTGATCTGGGAAGAAAAtgagtttcttttcccttttcaagaTAAAAAGAGGTGATACTGAACAGAGCTGTTGGAGTCAAATATCTACAGCTGGGGGTTCATGCCAGGGCTTTGCTCCATAAGAATCtgagtggggcaggcagggagaggaaagattGTTCGGCGTGACCCCCAACTAGAATAACGGGACACAGGCAAAGTTAGCCTGAGTAGCAGGAAATATTCCTGGCACTGGGAATATTTCTAGCTCTCCCAAGAGAGCTGCTGAAATCTCCACTGCCTGGGAGCtaggcaaaaaaccccacaaaaaaagtGTTTGATGAGTAGCCTGTTATCTACTGTAGAAGGTGAAGGTTGGGTGACCTGAGAGGGTTTCTTTGCCATTCATTTCTTTCAGGGCACattcaataaaaaagaaaaaaggaaaagaatgctTGAACTTTTCTTTAGCAGGTGTAAACCCTGTCTGATTCATTGGAGTTGGTGATTAATAGCAAGAGTTAGGTCATGGGTTTGGAGATGAGTATGGCACTACGGTGGCACTTGGTCAAAGGGTTAGAAGAGCAGagaaagtattaaatattttgccCTAAATGTACTTGGTGCTGGCTGTTTCTTTACAATGACTTAGATACTGCCCTGAGGAGGCATTGCTCATGGTTTCGGAGATTCTGAAGGTGCTGCTGGAGATGGTGAAATTACACAAAATTGCATAGGGTGTTACGTAGAAGAAAAGGATCCTCGGACAGTATAGGACAACTAGCTGTTCACTCACTCTGCGGGTAATAGGACCACAGGACTATTCAGGGGCAAACGGGTTACTGCTCAGTGGAGAGATTTTACCAAGTTTGCCACAGGATGCAGCCAAGAAAGCAAACCAGTAGTAATGCTCTGAGTACATCTGGGCACAGCTGCACATCACAGATCTTTGAACAGCAGAACACAAGCAAGCACGTTGCCAGGCTGGATCGGTGACGGACACCGCAGTGCATCGGGGACCACAGTGCAGAGAGAGAGATTTAGCAGTATCGGCAGCTGGATGGAGCAATGCAGGCAGATGGAGACAGCAGTATGGGCAGCTTGTTCTCAGTGGGATGAAATGAAGAGAggctgggaagaaaacaaacctaAATTTTAGTTGCCAAGGCCTAATGAACGATTTTGAAGTTAAACACAGCTCTTaaggaaagagcagagcagactGATACGTCACTCTGGGTCTGGAACTTAATCAAAGCATGTAGTCTTTTCCCAACAGACTCTGAAAAACTGTACTGAGATGATGCTGTATTGAAAGGTTATAAATGAAATAATCTCAGAAACACCCTGGGCATCATCCCTTTAGACCATGGCTCGGATGTATTTCTTCTGAAGGACACCTTCCGAGTACGCACTGAGCTGAGATTTTTAGCAAGTTGTGTGAATTGCTAAGTGGCGACACAATCAGTTAAAGAAACCACAGCCATACCCACGTCATTTCTAGTTCTAGTATATAGTCTTAATGTATagtcttcctcttttttattaCTCACACCAACCAGATcagtagaaacaaaataaatcagaaaacataatttaatctTCTCTATGCTGTTTGTTTACTTTGTGCACTTCTCATAGCCAGGTAATGAAAAATAGGTTGTTAGTCACTTCGGTTGTTTCCacacaattttgttttctaagtCTGATGCAGTGGCaaaaagtttcagtgtttgaggTGAAAgtcttgttatttatttttatgcaataCCATATTTCCATGGCAACCACATTGATATTACTTTTGGCTGCATCTCTATGAAAGCTAGAATTGGGGTCAAATTTGAACAGACATTTTCAGCTTTCCGGTACCAGTAATCCTTACAGAGAGAGTTCTCAGCAGGGTACTTAAACAGATTTTCTGTTGAGCAAATCTGCAGCCAGTATAAATTGCCATATCTCCTGTCCGGGGAACTATAGCACTTTGCATCAACAGAGGATACAGTTCTGCTTTAATGGAGGTACTCACATACATTAAGCACATGCTAAAGTACCTCACAAAACTGAGTCGACACTGGGATCGAGTAGTATGTGCTGCTCTGCCCATGGAGAATGGCACCTATTAGACACTTCAGATCGGGTCAAGGACTAACAAGTGGTGTGAGAGCAGTGGTCTTTCTGGTTTAGATAATATAGCTTGAGGCAGACAAAATTCTATCTTTCAGACACCAATCGAGTTCAGTTTCATATAAAAATGTCACCAAACTTTCAGGATGTAATTCTGTTGTCTAGTAGCTTTACTTACAGTAAGCTCAGTCAGGTATAAGAAGGAAGGGGCAGATCTGGATATTCCTACCAGATGACTGATGGCTTTATGTAAGGTGCACCAGTGATCTAATAGACATGTGGATGCCTCAAGATCAAAGTCAAAACACATTTGGGTACTTGTCTGAGATACTGAGTGGACAGCCGTGTGTGGGCCTCTCAATTCAGGAGGTGACTTGGACGAATAACTCACTTTCAAAGCATTTCTCAGTTCTGTTCTATTAAAAGGCATggcattattattaattttggaaGATAAGCTAACTTAgagcttctttctctttttcaggtgATCTGGTTTCTGCCAGACTCTAGATGTCCGTAGCATCACAAATGGACCTGCCTGAAGAAATTCAGCATCCATATACAAAATTTTCTGAATGGAAATTCAAGCTGTTTAAAGTGAGATCATTTGAAAAAACACCTTCTGATGACAGCCAGCACATAAACAAAGATCAGGCAGAAGAGGTCACTTCTTCAAACAAGGAAATCATACTGCATAAAGATGAGGCAGTGCCAAGAGGAGAAAAGATGGACTTAATGGGCGACAGGCAGGCACTTGAGAAAGATGCCAATGACATGAAAACACAAGACAGTAAAGCTCATCAGAACAATCTGAAGCAACTTTGCCGCATCTGTGGAGTTTCATTTAAAACTGATCATTACAAGAGAACTCATCCAGTGCATGGGCCGGTGGATGATGAAACTCTGTGGCTcctgagaaagaaagagaaaaaagcaaccTCTTGGCCAGACCTTATTGCTAAGGTTTTTAAGATTGATGTGCGAGGGGATGTTGATACTATCCATCCCACTCAATTTTGTCACAACTGCTGGAGTATTATCCATCGAAAATTCAGTAATACTCCATGTGAAGTATATTTTCCTAGGAACAGCACAATGGAGTGGCAACCCCACTCCCCAAACTGTGATGTGTGCCGCACTACCAGTCGGGGAGTCAAGAGAAAAAGGCAGCCACCCAGTGTACAACACGGCAAACGTGTGAAGACCATGGCAGAACGTGCTCGGATAAACAGAGGTGTAAAGAACCAAGCCCAGATAAACAACAAAAATTTAATGAAAGAGCTTGTCAATTGCAAGAATATACATCTCAGCACCAAGCTGCTTGCAGTTGATTACCCAGAAGATTTCATTAAATCCATCTCTTGCCAGATCTGTGAGCATATTTTAGCAGATCCAGTGGAAACAACATGTAGACACTTGTTTTGCAGAACTTGCATCCTTAAATGTATCAAGGTTATGGGCAGCTATTGCCCCTCCTGCTGGTATCCCTGCTTCCCTACTGATCTGGTAACCCCAGTGAAATCCTTCCTGAACGTCCTTGATAGCCTGGGCATAAGATGCCCTGTAAAAGAATGTGATGAAGAGATCCTGCATGGAAAATATGGCCAACACCTCTCCAGCCACAAGGAGATGAAAGACAGGGAGCTCTACTGCCACATAAATAAAGGTGGCCGACCGAGGCAGCATCTCCTGTCTTTGACCAGGAGAGCTCAGAAACATCGTCTGAGAGAACTGAAACGTCAAGTCAAGGCTTTTGCTGAGAAAGAAGAGGGTGGCGATATAAAGGCTGTATGCATGACTTTGTTCCTGCTAGCTTTAAGAGCAAAAAATGAACACAGACAAGCAGATGAATTGGAGGCTATAATGCAAGGGAGGGGGTCAGGACTTCACCCTGCTGTCTGCCTCGCAATCCGAGTCAACACATTTCTCAGCTGTAGCCAATATCATAAAATGTATAGAACGGTAAAAGCTGTCACTGGGAGGCAGATCTTCCAGCCTTTGCATGCTCTTCGCACTGCTGAGAAAGCCCTCCTACCAGGTTATCATCCATTTGAGTGGAAACCTCCCTTGAAAAATGTTTCCACTAACACAGAAGTGGGAATTATAGATGGACTATCAGGATTGCCACTCTCAATTGATGACTACCCGGTAGACACAATTGCAAAGAGATTTCGATATGATGCGGCCTTGGTTTGTGCCTTAAAGGATATGGAGGAGGAGATCTTGGAAGGCATGAAAGCAAAAAACCTTGATGACTATTTGAACGGTCCCTTCACTGTGGTAGTAAAAGAGTCCTGTGATGGAATGGGAGATGTCAGCGAGAAGCATGGAAGTGGGCCTGCTGTCCCAGAGAAGGCTGTTCGCTTTTCTTTCACAGTCATGAACATTGCTATAGCACTTGGGAAGGAAAGCAAGCGGATCTTTGAA encodes the following:
- the RAG1 gene encoding V(D)J recombination-activating protein 1, translating into MSVASQMDLPEEIQHPYTKFSEWKFKLFKVRSFEKTPSDDSQHINKDQAEEVTSSNKEIILHKDEAVPRGEKMDLMGDRQALEKDANDMKTQDSKAHQNNLKQLCRICGVSFKTDHYKRTHPVHGPVDDETLWLLRKKEKKATSWPDLIAKVFKIDVRGDVDTIHPTQFCHNCWSIIHRKFSNTPCEVYFPRNSTMEWQPHSPNCDVCRTTSRGVKRKRQPPSVQHGKRVKTMAERARINRGVKNQAQINNKNLMKELVNCKNIHLSTKLLAVDYPEDFIKSISCQICEHILADPVETTCRHLFCRTCILKCIKVMGSYCPSCWYPCFPTDLVTPVKSFLNVLDSLGIRCPVKECDEEILHGKYGQHLSSHKEMKDRELYCHINKGGRPRQHLLSLTRRAQKHRLRELKRQVKAFAEKEEGGDIKAVCMTLFLLALRAKNEHRQADELEAIMQGRGSGLHPAVCLAIRVNTFLSCSQYHKMYRTVKAVTGRQIFQPLHALRTAEKALLPGYHPFEWKPPLKNVSTNTEVGIIDGLSGLPLSIDDYPVDTIAKRFRYDAALVCALKDMEEEILEGMKAKNLDDYLNGPFTVVVKESCDGMGDVSEKHGSGPAVPEKAVRFSFTVMNIAIALGKESKRIFEEVKPNSELCCKPLCLMLADESDHETLTAILSPLIAEREAMKNSELLLEMGGILRTFKFIFRGTGYDEKLVREVEGLEASGSTYICTLCDATRLEASQNLVFHSITRSHAENLERYEIWRSNPYHESVDELRDRVKGVSAKPFIETVPSIDALHCDIGNATEFYRIFQMEIGEVYKNPDVSKEERKRWQLTLDKHLRKKMNLKPMMRMSGNFARKLMSKETVEAVCELIKCEERHEALKELMDLYLKMKPVWRSSCPAKECPELLCQYSYNSQRFAELLSTKFKYRYEGKITNYFHKTLAHVPEIIERDGSIGAWASEGNESGNKLFRRFRKMNARQSKCYEMEDVLKHHWLYTSKYLQKFMNAHKTLKSQGFTIDPEDSLGDSLPLEVLESNDSAEL